The Streptomyces sp. RKND-216 genomic sequence CCTCCACGCCCAACCGCGCCAGCGACGCCTCGCAGGCGCGCCGCAGGTGCTCCGGCGAGCCGTCGACCGTCCAGCCGCCGTCCGGCCGGAGATGGCCACCCTTGGTGGCGACCAGCACGTCACCGCCCCGGTCGTGCGCGGCGAGCGCCTTCGCGACAAGCGCTTCGTTGTGGCCGACACCGTCGGCCTGCGCGTAGTAGGCGTCGGCGGTGTCGATCAGGGTCACGCCCGCGTCCAGCGCGGCGTGGAGCGTCGCGAAGGCCCGGTCCTCGTCCGGCCGTCCCTCGACGGACAGGGGCATGGCGCCGAGACCGACCGCCCCGACCACGGCATCCCCGATACGGCGGGTCTGCATCGTTCACGTGTCCTCTCGTCCGGCCTCCGACAGCGCGCGGCTTCCGCGCCGCGCACCAGGTCCTTCAGGCACCCTCAGGCTGACCGTCGTACCCGCGCTCGCCCACCGCATTCCGCGGGCGGTGCACCTCCGGCGCCTCGGCGCAGGAACGTCATCTCCCTGGACCACCTCCCGACGAGACCGTCCGGGACGCTGCCGGTGTGCGCCGCCCGTTCCGGGTGACGGGCAGCGCACACCGGCGGGTGCGTCACCAGGCGAAGGCCTCCGGGGAGGGGCCCGGGCCGGGGAAGATCGCGTCGAGGCCGCTCAGTACTTCGTCGCTCAGCTCCAGGTCCACGGCGCGGACGGCCGAGGCGAGCTGTTCCGCGGTGCGGGGGCCGACGATCGGGCCCGTGACGCCGGGACGGGTCAGCAGCCAGGCGAGCGCCGCCTCGCCCGGCTCCAGGCCGTGCTTGTCGAGCAGGTCCTCGTACGCCTGGATCTGCTCGCGGGAGGACGCGTTGGCCAGCGCGTCGGCCGCACGGCCGGACGCCGTCCGCGCGCCGCCGCCCTCCCCCGCCTTCCGGATCGCGCCGCCCAGGAGGCCGCCGTGCAGCGGCGACCAGGGGATGACGCCGAGGCCGTAGCCCTGCGCGGCCGGGATGACCTCCATCTCGGCGCGCCGTTCGGCGAGGTTGTACAGGCACTGCTCGCTGACCAGCCCGAGGCTGCCGCGCCGGGCGGCGGTCTCGTTGGCCCGCGCGAGGTGCCAGCCGGCGTGGTTGGACGAGCCGGCGTAGAGGATCTTGCCCTGCTGCACCAGCACGTCGACGGCCTGCCAGATCTCCTCCCACGGCGTCGCACGGTCGACGTGGTGGAACTGGTACAGGTCGATGTGGTCGGTCCGCAGCCGCTTGAGGCTCGCTTCGACCGCGCGGCGGATGTTCACCGCGGACAGCTTGTCGTGGTTGGGCCAGGCCGCGCCGTCCGTGCCCATGTTGCCGTAGACCTTGGTGGCCAGCACGGTCCGGTCGCGGCGTCCGCCGCCCTGGGCGAGCCAACTGCCCAGGATCTCCTCGGTCCGGCCCTTGTTCTCGCCCCACCCATAGACGTTGGCGGTGTCGAAGAAGTTGACGCCCGCGTCGAGCGCGGCGTCCATGATGGCGTGGCTGTCGGCCTCGTCGGTCTGCGGGCCGAAGTTCATCGTGCCGAGTACGAGTCGGCTGACCTTGAGCCCGGTGCGTCCCAGCTGCGTGTACTTCATGAGACCCAAGCCAACGCCTTGGAGGGGACTCGAGGCAAGCGTCTACGGGAGCGGCGTCGCGACCGGGGCGTCCGCCGCCGGGCGGGGGTGCGGGTACGGGCCGCCGATCTCCCACGCCTGGTGCAGCGCGGCGGCGAACGCGGCGGCGATGCGGTGTGCGCCGCGGGACGACGGGTGGGTGCCGTCGTGGGTGTCCCGGGCGTGCTCCCAGCGCGCGGGCTCGGAGGCGAGCAGCAGCGGGGAGGCCGGTGTCGAGAGGTCCGCGACGGCCTTCGCGAGTAGTTCGTTGAAGCGCCGCACCTGCGCGGCGAAGGCGGTGTCGGTGGCCGCGCGTATGTTGGGCAGGACGGGCAGCAGCACGGCGC encodes the following:
- a CDS encoding aldo/keto reductase, coding for MKYTQLGRTGLKVSRLVLGTMNFGPQTDEADSHAIMDAALDAGVNFFDTANVYGWGENKGRTEEILGSWLAQGGGRRDRTVLATKVYGNMGTDGAAWPNHDKLSAVNIRRAVEASLKRLRTDHIDLYQFHHVDRATPWEEIWQAVDVLVQQGKILYAGSSNHAGWHLARANETAARRGSLGLVSEQCLYNLAERRAEMEVIPAAQGYGLGVIPWSPLHGGLLGGAIRKAGEGGGARTASGRAADALANASSREQIQAYEDLLDKHGLEPGEAALAWLLTRPGVTGPIVGPRTAEQLASAVRAVDLELSDEVLSGLDAIFPGPGPSPEAFAW